The proteins below are encoded in one region of Pseudomonas putida NBRC 14164:
- a CDS encoding curlin-associated protein, protein MYKLAPLSAAIVLALAGQAMAADSTSSQTQDGKENIAEVSQTQASFASATQNQTGKGHNHMAVQTESTSDIQQSATGQYNAGYAEQLFENGSKITQRAGGSYNDAFASQSVGLNNESLQTQQGVGNKSTVWQDTQEGSKATTWQSGQRNEAFIEQTFGGTNNRSTVNQTGQDNYAAAEHLNHVDGDIQVYQDGHDNWAYGDQREGTGGTIGIGQYGGGNSVEVWQDTQVGSQASVVQTGQTNEGYIDQSFGTANKVSLSQQGNANASWSDQFETNNATATITQTGNNNLFFTYQNGENLNLTINTKGNGNSITASNWKGAKMGGQFGTNQNATINQNGNGNGVNLTQKGADQVATLNQTGKGNQMSTKQDDVNNELYFEQNGTDNILIADQRGTDNYAYGNSQGTGNSITLDQSGYSNQSYTNQLYGSGNEATIKQTDSINVAYVTQGGQGNKAFVDQSGIAQTATITQLGSANLATVTQK, encoded by the coding sequence ATGTACAAGCTCGCCCCTTTAAGTGCCGCTATCGTCCTGGCCCTCGCAGGTCAGGCCATGGCTGCTGACAGCACCTCGTCCCAGACCCAGGACGGCAAGGAAAACATCGCCGAAGTCTCGCAGACCCAAGCATCCTTCGCCTCGGCCACCCAGAACCAGACGGGCAAGGGCCACAACCATATGGCGGTGCAGACCGAGAGCACCAGCGATATCCAGCAGAGCGCCACCGGCCAGTACAACGCCGGCTACGCCGAGCAACTGTTCGAGAACGGCAGCAAGATCACCCAGCGTGCCGGGGGCAGCTACAACGATGCCTTCGCCAGCCAGTCGGTAGGGCTGAACAATGAATCGCTGCAAACCCAGCAAGGTGTCGGCAACAAATCCACCGTGTGGCAGGACACCCAGGAAGGCAGCAAAGCCACCACCTGGCAATCCGGCCAGCGCAACGAAGCCTTCATCGAGCAGACCTTCGGTGGCACCAACAACCGCAGTACCGTCAACCAGACCGGCCAGGACAACTACGCCGCCGCCGAGCACTTGAACCACGTCGATGGCGACATCCAGGTGTACCAGGATGGCCACGACAACTGGGCCTACGGCGACCAGCGCGAAGGCACCGGTGGCACCATTGGCATTGGCCAGTACGGTGGCGGCAACTCGGTGGAAGTGTGGCAGGACACCCAGGTCGGTAGCCAGGCCTCCGTGGTCCAGACCGGCCAGACGAACGAAGGCTATATCGACCAGAGCTTCGGCACCGCCAACAAGGTCAGCCTGTCGCAGCAAGGCAATGCCAACGCCAGCTGGTCGGACCAGTTCGAGACCAATAACGCGACCGCCACCATTACCCAGACCGGCAACAACAATCTGTTTTTCACCTACCAGAATGGTGAAAACCTCAACCTGACCATCAACACCAAGGGCAATGGCAACAGCATAACCGCCAGCAACTGGAAAGGCGCCAAGATGGGCGGCCAGTTCGGTACCAACCAGAACGCCACCATCAACCAGAACGGCAATGGCAACGGCGTCAACCTGACCCAGAAAGGCGCCGACCAAGTGGCCACGCTAAACCAGACCGGTAAAGGCAACCAGATGTCGACCAAGCAGGACGACGTCAACAACGAGCTGTATTTCGAGCAGAACGGCACCGACAACATCCTGATCGCCGACCAGCGCGGTACCGACAACTATGCCTACGGCAACAGTCAGGGCACCGGTAACTCCATCACCCTGGACCAGTCCGGCTACAGCAACCAGAGCTATACCAACCAGCTGTACGGTAGCGGCAACGAAGCCACCATCAAACAGACTGACAGCATCAACGTCGCCTACGTGACCCAGGGAGGCCAGGGCAACAAGGCGTTCGTCGACCAGAGCGGTATCGCCCAAACCGCCACCATCACCCAGCTGGGCAGCGCGAACCTGGCCACTGTGACCCAGAAGTAA
- the alkB gene encoding DNA oxidative demethylase AlkB: protein MIQSDLDLFGPQPQRLASHTLLLPGFALAETEALLDALRPVLRAAPFRHMYTPGGLRMAVGLTNCGTLGWVSDEHGYRYSPSDPLSGKPWPALPPVLLALAARAAGLAGFEGFVPDACLVNHYLPGTRLSLHQDRDEQDFGQPIVSVSLGLPAVFLFGGLQRADKARRIPLSHGDVLVWGGEDRLRFHGVLPIKPGVHPRMGERRINLTLRKAGA from the coding sequence ATGATCCAGTCCGACCTAGACCTGTTCGGCCCCCAGCCGCAACGCCTGGCCAGCCACACCCTGCTGCTGCCCGGCTTCGCCCTGGCCGAAACCGAGGCGCTGCTCGATGCCCTGCGCCCGGTGCTGCGCGCAGCGCCCTTCCGGCACATGTACACGCCGGGTGGCCTGCGCATGGCAGTAGGCCTGACCAACTGCGGTACGCTGGGGTGGGTGAGTGACGAACACGGCTACCGCTACAGCCCCAGCGACCCGCTCAGCGGCAAGCCCTGGCCCGCGCTGCCTCCGGTGCTGCTCGCCCTCGCCGCCCGCGCTGCGGGCCTGGCCGGCTTCGAGGGTTTCGTGCCGGATGCCTGCCTGGTCAACCATTACCTGCCAGGCACACGCCTGAGCCTGCACCAGGACCGCGACGAGCAAGACTTCGGCCAGCCGATCGTGTCGGTATCGCTGGGCCTCCCGGCGGTGTTCCTGTTCGGCGGCCTGCAGCGCGCCGACAAGGCCCGTCGCATCCCGCTGAGCCACGGTGATGTACTGGTCTGGGGCGGTGAGGACCGCTTGCGCTTTCACGGCGTGCTGCCTATAAAACCTGGCGTGCATCCACGCATGGGCGAACGGCGGATCAACCTGACCTTGCGCAAGGCGGGTGCCTGA
- a CDS encoding Yip1 family protein — MNSPLLKLFTHPADAWLDIRRAEEDHPQQYLPRLLALALIPAVCLFVGTTTFGWSLAAEERVRLSMGSAAQLAGLLYATTVVGVMLMGVMIRWMSRGFDAQPSLNQCIGFAAYCATPWFFAGVVGLVPIRWLAFAALLAASAYASVLLYGGLQTFLRLKKEQAMLFATCVWGVGLLLLVTMLVAMILFWFNGLMPEYVRPASLG, encoded by the coding sequence ATGAACAGTCCATTGCTCAAACTCTTCACCCACCCCGCCGACGCCTGGCTGGATATCCGCCGAGCCGAAGAGGACCACCCCCAGCAATACCTGCCGCGCCTCCTGGCCCTGGCATTGATACCCGCTGTGTGCCTGTTTGTCGGTACTACCACCTTCGGCTGGAGCCTCGCAGCCGAGGAGCGGGTGCGCCTGAGCATGGGCAGCGCCGCGCAACTGGCAGGGCTGCTGTATGCCACTACCGTCGTGGGCGTGATGCTGATGGGGGTGATGATACGTTGGATGTCGCGAGGGTTCGATGCGCAGCCCAGCCTCAACCAGTGCATTGGTTTTGCCGCCTACTGTGCCACGCCGTGGTTCTTTGCCGGCGTGGTCGGCCTGGTGCCCATCCGCTGGCTGGCCTTCGCCGCACTGCTCGCCGCCTCGGCTTACGCCAGCGTATTGCTGTATGGCGGGTTGCAGACATTCCTGCGGCTGAAGAAGGAACAGGCGATGCTGTTTGCGACGTGCGTCTGGGGTGTGGGGCTTCTACTCTTGGTGACCATGCTGGTGGCAATGATCCTGTTCTGGTTCAACGGCCTGATGCCGGAATACGTACGCCCGGCCAGCCTGGGCTGA
- a CDS encoding DUF1652 domain-containing protein has product MSLIGVSMLEMRQMIEQACLPDRCEVSCLDGANLTIRLGQGQSLDEGVTLNGVPLQSLNSCRDLVHLVGQLHALRDSRPARIRSIA; this is encoded by the coding sequence ATGTCGTTGATAGGAGTTTCGATGCTGGAAATGCGGCAGATGATCGAGCAGGCCTGCTTGCCTGATCGCTGTGAAGTCAGCTGCCTGGATGGCGCCAACCTGACCATCCGCCTGGGTCAGGGTCAGAGTCTGGACGAGGGCGTGACCCTGAACGGGGTCCCGCTGCAAAGCCTTAACAGCTGCCGTGATCTGGTCCACCTGGTGGGGCAGCTGCACGCGCTGCGTGACAGCCGCCCGGCGCGAATCAGGTCGATTGCCTGA
- a CDS encoding DNA-3-methyladenine glycosylase family protein, which translates to MPKPTLQHAVRRSLPTPGQHTLWLRYRAPYHWPSTLGFLTARCIPGIETCIDGTYRRTLAIAGHHAVLHATPLRNQLRVHLEGVPSTALPGLIARLRRFFDLDADPVRIAAELSRDPLMARLARERPGLRVPQGWDACEQAMRTVLGQQISVAGAMTLAGRLVQRHGTALRSPVAGLSHLFPALPALANAQFEDMGMPRARAITLGTLANALLAEPGLLRRGQALDELLRNLCRLKGIGPWSAHYLALRQAGAADALPLGDVALIKALRLLEGDDAKLAERALAWRPWRAYAAQHLWASLGSAGTARR; encoded by the coding sequence ATGCCCAAGCCCACACTCCAGCACGCCGTCCGCCGATCATTGCCCACCCCCGGCCAACACACCTTGTGGCTACGCTACCGTGCCCCGTATCACTGGCCCTCGACCCTGGGTTTCCTGACTGCCCGCTGCATCCCCGGTATTGAGACCTGCATCGACGGCACCTATCGCCGCACCCTGGCTATTGCCGGCCACCACGCTGTCTTGCACGCCACCCCCTTGCGCAACCAGTTGCGCGTGCACCTCGAAGGCGTTCCCTCAACTGCATTGCCTGGCCTGATCGCCAGACTGAGGCGCTTCTTCGACCTCGACGCCGACCCTGTGCGCATCGCGGCCGAATTGTCCCGCGACCCCTTGATGGCCCGTTTGGCCCGCGAGCGCCCAGGCTTGCGTGTGCCCCAAGGCTGGGATGCCTGCGAACAAGCCATGCGTACTGTGCTGGGCCAGCAAATCAGCGTGGCCGGCGCCATGACCCTGGCAGGCCGGCTGGTACAACGTCACGGCACAGCGCTGCGTTCGCCGGTCGCGGGGCTGAGCCATCTGTTCCCGGCTTTGCCGGCATTGGCCAATGCGCAATTCGAAGACATGGGCATGCCGCGAGCGCGCGCCATCACCCTCGGCACCTTGGCAAATGCACTACTGGCTGAACCCGGGTTGCTGCGTCGCGGGCAAGCGCTGGATGAGCTGCTGCGCAACCTGTGCCGGCTAAAAGGCATTGGGCCGTGGAGTGCGCACTACCTGGCGCTGCGCCAGGCCGGCGCTGCTGATGCCTTGCCGTTGGGTGATGTGGCGTTGATCAAGGCATTGCGCCTGCTTGAGGGTGATGACGCGAAGCTGGCCGAACGGGCGCTGGCCTGGCGACCGTGGCGGGCCTACGCGGCGCAGCACCTGTGGGCATCGCTGGGGTCGGCAGGGACCGCTCGTCGTTAA
- a CDS encoding pirin family protein: protein MKNILGIHRSPHAHWVGDGFPVRSLFTYDNLASRISPFLLLDYAGPHDFTPTTARRGVGQHPHRGFETVTIVYQGELEHRDSTGAGGLIGPGDVQWMTAANGIIHEEFHSPAFARSGGTLEMVQLWVNLPARDKRAAAGYQTLLGSDIPVVALDGDAGSLRVIAGDYRGHQGPARTFTAMDVWDLRLNAGASLQLPVAAGRNAALVVLRGNVRINGEREAGPSSLVLLDRQGEDVTVEALEGASVLLLSGEPIDEPIVGYGPFVMNSQAEIAESFDDFHAGRFGQMQDEREGVQH, encoded by the coding sequence ATGAAAAACATTCTGGGTATCCACCGCAGCCCACACGCCCATTGGGTAGGTGATGGCTTTCCCGTTCGCAGCCTGTTCACTTACGACAACCTTGCCAGCCGGATCAGCCCGTTCCTGCTGCTGGACTACGCTGGCCCCCATGACTTCACCCCGACCACTGCGCGGCGCGGCGTTGGCCAGCACCCGCACCGCGGTTTCGAGACCGTGACCATCGTCTACCAGGGTGAGCTGGAGCACCGTGACTCCACGGGCGCTGGCGGCCTGATCGGGCCAGGTGATGTGCAGTGGATGACCGCCGCCAACGGCATCATCCATGAAGAGTTTCATTCCCCGGCCTTTGCCCGCAGTGGCGGTACGCTGGAAATGGTCCAGCTGTGGGTCAATTTGCCAGCGCGTGACAAGCGAGCAGCCGCCGGTTATCAGACGCTGCTGGGCAGCGACATCCCGGTGGTGGCGCTGGACGGAGACGCCGGTAGCTTGCGGGTGATTGCCGGTGACTACCGTGGGCACCAGGGGCCTGCCCGGACCTTTACCGCCATGGATGTGTGGGACCTGCGGCTGAATGCCGGGGCGTCCTTGCAGCTGCCAGTTGCTGCCGGTCGAAACGCCGCGCTGGTCGTGCTGCGCGGTAACGTGCGAATCAACGGCGAGCGTGAAGCGGGCCCGTCCAGCCTGGTCCTGCTGGACCGTCAGGGTGAGGATGTCACCGTCGAGGCGTTGGAAGGTGCCAGTGTGCTGCTGCTCAGTGGCGAGCCGATCGATGAGCCGATTGTCGGCTATGGCCCGTTCGTGATGAACAGCCAGGCGGAGATTGCCGAGTCGTTCGACGATTTCCATGCCGGGCGGTTCGGGCAGATGCAGGATGAGCGCGAAGGTGTTCAGCACTGA
- a CDS encoding alpha/beta fold hydrolase: MQLIPWSHECAEGFTLRGWRTPASGKPLLHFLHGNGFCCLAYQPLLMRLGEHFDLWLCDVQGHGDTDHGGVFRGWNRTAELAVEAFQAGRGEYGDVPRFAVGHSFGGVLTGLILAAEPALFARAVLLDPVLFSRRMLGVMGAAALVGLHQRHALARKAASRRSHWPDREAALASLQGRGIFKGWTDAALQAYIEHAIGDCGDAVVLKCRPSREVEIFSSFPKRMWARLAAISTPTRILYGEQTYPFVPHSVNRLATLNRHVTARQVGGGHCFMQEDPAMAAEQVLAFLQG; the protein is encoded by the coding sequence ATGCAGTTGATCCCCTGGTCCCATGAATGCGCCGAAGGTTTTACCCTGCGGGGTTGGCGAACCCCGGCCAGTGGCAAGCCGTTGCTGCATTTTTTGCACGGCAATGGCTTCTGTTGCCTGGCCTACCAACCGCTGCTGATGCGCCTGGGCGAACATTTCGACCTGTGGCTGTGCGACGTTCAGGGGCATGGCGACACTGACCATGGTGGGGTGTTTCGGGGGTGGAACCGCACGGCCGAGCTGGCAGTGGAAGCCTTTCAGGCCGGGCGTGGCGAGTACGGCGATGTGCCGCGGTTTGCCGTGGGGCACAGCTTTGGCGGCGTGCTTACGGGCCTGATCCTGGCCGCTGAACCTGCGCTGTTCGCGCGTGCGGTGTTGCTTGACCCGGTGTTGTTCAGCCGTCGCATGCTGGGTGTGATGGGCGCGGCAGCACTGGTTGGCCTGCACCAGCGTCATGCTCTGGCGCGCAAGGCCGCCAGCCGCCGCAGCCACTGGCCTGATCGCGAGGCAGCGCTGGCCTCCCTGCAAGGGCGGGGCATCTTCAAGGGCTGGACCGATGCGGCGCTGCAGGCTTATATCGAACACGCCATCGGCGATTGTGGCGATGCAGTGGTGCTCAAGTGCCGGCCCAGCCGGGAAGTGGAAATCTTCAGTTCATTCCCCAAACGCATGTGGGCGCGCCTTGCAGCGATCAGTACGCCGACACGGATTCTGTATGGCGAACAGACTTATCCCTTCGTGCCTCATTCGGTGAACCGCCTGGCCACGCTCAACCGGCATGTAACCGCCCGACAAGTCGGCGGTGGGCACTGTTTCATGCAGGAAGACCCGGCCATGGCGGCCGAGCAGGTGCTCGCTTTCTTGCAGGGTTGA
- a CDS encoding GNAT family N-acetyltransferase: MSLTIRPAVRTDAAQILAFITELAEYERARHEVVATLADIEHSLFDEGSTVRSLMCERDGRAVGFAVYFYSYSTWLGRNGIYLEDLYVTPEQRGDGAGRQLLRHIAREAVANNCGRLEWSVLDWNEPAIGFYQKLGAEAQDEWVRYRLDGEKLAAFARG; the protein is encoded by the coding sequence ATGAGCCTCACCATTCGCCCAGCCGTTCGCACCGATGCCGCGCAGATCCTGGCCTTCATCACCGAGCTGGCCGAGTACGAACGTGCCCGCCACGAGGTGGTCGCCACCTTGGCCGACATCGAGCACAGCCTGTTCGACGAGGGCAGCACAGTGCGTAGCCTGATGTGCGAACGCGATGGCCGGGCAGTCGGTTTTGCCGTGTACTTCTACAGCTACTCGACCTGGCTCGGGCGCAACGGTATTTACCTGGAAGACCTGTACGTCACGCCTGAACAACGTGGCGACGGCGCTGGCCGGCAATTGCTGCGGCACATTGCCCGCGAGGCTGTGGCGAACAACTGCGGGCGCCTGGAATGGAGCGTGCTGGACTGGAACGAGCCAGCGATCGGCTTCTATCAGAAGCTGGGGGCCGAGGCGCAGGACGAGTGGGTGCGCTACCGGCTGGATGGCGAGAAGCTGGCGGCATTCGCCCGCGGGTGA
- a CDS encoding IS110 family RNA-guided transposase, whose product MNVCVGLDIGSRTSIVGVRKDGRPAGQWDIAQTPAGRKAAVKKLQALKPKSIVMEATGIYYLDLALELHAADLPVSVINPKSFHNFAKLMLVNSKTDSIDAQLLSEYGERMTPRLWTPPSSVQLELRALGRHINRLVGHRTRAKNELHALQATATTVSMLIEDQEEAIATLDNRIERFRKAGRELIAQCPTLNRQYKQLLAGPGMGEVSALAALAELTTLPQMLKSSQVARHAGLDVRQTQSGTSIDKPGRLGKSGNAYLRAAMYMPALTAVRCDPYAKAFYESLVSRGKKKMQAIAAVMRKYLTGIWACMRGDEPFDTAKLFSSEHLRKA is encoded by the coding sequence ATGAATGTCTGTGTGGGCCTGGATATTGGTTCTCGTACGTCGATCGTTGGGGTGCGTAAAGATGGGCGTCCCGCTGGACAGTGGGATATCGCTCAAACCCCTGCTGGTCGTAAGGCAGCGGTGAAAAAGCTGCAGGCGCTCAAGCCCAAGTCGATCGTGATGGAGGCTACCGGAATCTATTACCTGGACCTGGCCCTTGAGCTGCATGCTGCCGACCTTCCTGTTTCGGTGATCAACCCCAAGAGCTTCCATAATTTCGCCAAGCTGATGCTGGTGAACAGTAAAACTGACTCGATAGATGCTCAGTTGCTGTCCGAGTACGGTGAACGTATGACACCGCGCTTGTGGACACCGCCAAGCTCCGTACAGCTTGAGCTGAGGGCTCTTGGCCGGCACATCAATCGTCTGGTCGGGCACCGCACCAGGGCGAAGAATGAACTGCATGCATTGCAGGCGACCGCTACGACCGTGTCGATGCTGATCGAAGATCAAGAGGAAGCGATTGCCACTTTGGACAATCGCATTGAGCGTTTCCGCAAGGCCGGACGTGAGTTGATCGCTCAGTGTCCGACGCTTAACCGGCAGTACAAGCAGTTACTAGCGGGCCCGGGAATGGGAGAAGTCTCGGCACTTGCTGCCTTGGCCGAGCTGACCACCCTTCCTCAAATGCTCAAGTCCTCTCAGGTCGCTCGTCATGCTGGTCTAGATGTTCGACAGACACAGTCGGGGACAAGCATTGATAAACCTGGTCGGCTCGGCAAAAGCGGGAATGCCTATTTACGGGCAGCCATGTACATGCCTGCGTTGACGGCGGTGCGCTGCGATCCTTACGCGAAGGCCTTTTATGAATCGCTGGTCAGCAGGGGCAAGAAAAAAATGCAAGCGATCGCCGCTGTCATGCGCAAGTACCTGACAGGCATATGGGCATGCATGCGCGGCGATGAACCATTTGATACGGCCAAGCTTTTCAGCTCTGAACACCTTAGAAAAGCTTGA
- a CDS encoding aliphatic sulfonate ABC transporter substrate-binding protein translates to MRMLRLAMLLLLALASAAQAADPATLRIGYQKGSISLVLAKQHRLLEQRFANTRVQWIEFPAGPQMLEALNIGSLDIGSTGDIPPIFAQAAGADLLYIGAEPPKPQAEVILVPKDSPISAVGELKDKRIALQKGSSAHNLLLRALAKAGLSIGDVQPVYLAPADARAAFERGSVDAWAIWDPFYSAIDLEGKARLLADGQGLGLIGPFMLGSRTYVEAHGAFVGQLLDEISRAEALTRSDEAGSIRLLAQFMGLPEKVVQRSFSHRPASPVLPVSDEIVAAQQRTAQLFFDNKVLPKRVDIAGAVWRRQ, encoded by the coding sequence ATGCGCATGCTACGCCTTGCCATGCTGCTGTTGCTGGCCTTGGCCAGCGCGGCCCAGGCCGCAGACCCGGCTACCTTGCGTATTGGCTACCAGAAGGGCTCGATCAGCCTGGTGCTGGCCAAGCAGCATCGGCTGCTCGAGCAACGCTTTGCCAACACCCGCGTGCAATGGATCGAGTTCCCCGCCGGCCCGCAGATGCTTGAAGCGTTGAACATCGGCAGCCTCGATATCGGCTCGACCGGTGATATTCCGCCGATCTTCGCCCAGGCCGCAGGCGCTGACCTGTTGTACATCGGTGCCGAGCCGCCCAAGCCCCAGGCTGAAGTGATCCTGGTGCCGAAAGACAGCCCGATCAGCGCTGTGGGTGAACTCAAGGACAAGCGCATTGCCCTGCAGAAGGGGTCGAGCGCGCACAACCTGCTGTTGCGTGCCTTGGCCAAGGCCGGGCTGAGCATTGGCGATGTTCAGCCGGTGTACCTGGCACCTGCCGATGCCCGGGCAGCGTTTGAGCGGGGCAGCGTGGACGCCTGGGCAATCTGGGACCCGTTCTACTCGGCCATCGACCTGGAGGGTAAGGCGCGGCTGCTCGCCGACGGCCAAGGGTTGGGGCTGATTGGGCCGTTCATGCTGGGTTCACGCACCTACGTCGAAGCCCATGGTGCCTTTGTCGGGCAATTGCTGGACGAAATTAGCCGAGCCGAAGCGCTTACCCGCAGCGACGAGGCCGGCAGCATCCGCTTGCTGGCACAGTTCATGGGCTTGCCGGAAAAAGTGGTGCAGCGCAGTTTCAGCCACCGGCCAGCGTCACCAGTGCTGCCTGTGAGTGATGAGATCGTGGCGGCGCAGCAGCGTACGGCGCAGTTGTTCTTCGACAACAAGGTACTGCCCAAGCGGGTCGACATTGCCGGGGCAGTGTGGCGGCGGCAGTAA
- the mgrA gene encoding L-glyceraldehyde 3-phosphate reductase, translating into MSYTANPERYARMPYRRVGRSGLVLPALSLGLWHNFGDATPISTQRALLHTAFDAGINHFDLANNYGPPYGSAETNFGRLLREDLRSYRDELIISSKAGWDMWPGPYGQGGSSRKYLIASLDQSLARLGLDYVDIFYSHRFDADTPLEETAIALADIVRQGKALYIGISSYSAGKTAEIAALLGAMNVPLLIHQPSYNLFNRWIERDLLDTTDALGAGVIVFTALAQGLLSDKYLNGIPADARVNRAGGGSLLPQHLSEANIARARALNEIARQRGQSLAQLALAWTLRDPRVSSALIGASRPEQITENVAALDNLAFTAEELAAIDRYAVEGGINLWEKPSTDWKE; encoded by the coding sequence ATGAGCTACACCGCCAACCCCGAGCGCTATGCGCGCATGCCTTACCGTCGTGTCGGTCGCAGCGGCCTGGTGCTGCCGGCCCTGTCCCTGGGCCTGTGGCACAACTTTGGCGATGCCACGCCTATCAGCACCCAGCGCGCCTTGCTGCACACGGCGTTCGATGCCGGTATCAACCATTTTGACCTGGCCAACAACTACGGCCCGCCCTATGGCAGTGCCGAGACCAACTTCGGCCGACTGCTGCGCGAGGACCTGCGCAGCTACCGCGACGAGCTGATCATTTCCAGCAAGGCCGGCTGGGACATGTGGCCGGGACCGTACGGGCAGGGGGGCAGCTCGCGCAAGTACCTGATCGCCAGCCTGGACCAGAGCCTGGCCCGGCTGGGCCTGGATTATGTCGACATCTTCTATTCGCACCGCTTCGATGCCGACACCCCCTTGGAAGAAACGGCCATCGCACTGGCCGACATCGTGCGCCAGGGAAAGGCGCTGTACATCGGCATCTCGTCCTATTCGGCTGGCAAGACTGCTGAAATTGCGGCGTTGCTGGGGGCAATGAATGTACCGCTGCTGATCCACCAGCCGTCGTACAACCTGTTCAACCGTTGGATCGAACGGGACCTGCTCGACACCACCGATGCCTTGGGCGCCGGGGTGATCGTGTTCACTGCGCTGGCCCAGGGCCTGCTCAGCGATAAATACCTCAATGGCATCCCGGCTGATGCCCGTGTGAACCGTGCGGGAGGTGGCTCGCTGCTACCCCAGCATTTGTCGGAAGCCAACATCGCCCGCGCACGCGCCCTGAATGAGATTGCCCGTCAGCGTGGCCAGAGCCTGGCCCAACTGGCGCTGGCCTGGACCCTGCGCGACCCACGGGTGAGCTCTGCGCTAATCGGCGCCAGCCGGCCCGAGCAGATCACCGAGAACGTGGCCGCGCTCGACAACCTGGCCTTTACCGCCGAAGAGTTGGCCGCCATCGACCGGTACGCCGTGGAAGGCGGGATCAACCTGTGGGAAAAACCCTCGACCGACTGGAAGGAGTGA